One region of Ornithinibacter aureus genomic DNA includes:
- a CDS encoding EamA family transporter — MALRRVPTHLFSTLSSAHPVWAALAGWVVLDQVLDLNEWVGLALIVLANLVVSARGLRPRTAPRVTSAPRRA; from the coding sequence GTGGCCCTGCGACGCGTGCCCACCCACCTGTTCAGCACGCTGTCCAGCGCGCACCCGGTGTGGGCGGCGCTGGCCGGCTGGGTCGTGCTCGACCAGGTGCTCGACCTCAACGAGTGGGTGGGGCTCGCCCTCATCGTGCTGGCCAACCTCGTGGTCTCCGCCCGTGGTCTGCGCCCGAGGACTGCGCCCCGCGTGACCTCAGCGCCTCGCAGGGCGTGA
- a CDS encoding PH domain-containing protein — protein MTDSGGAPGPVVFRPRRGRVVPAVMATIALVVTAAVALGMGRAGWSGGDQLALFGLGAGLAAFLGRYASIRAVCDDVGLTVRNLLLTRTVLWEEIVEVRFPDGAPWVSLELSDTDELAVMAIQRADGDEAKAEARRLAALVARHQR, from the coding sequence GTGACCGACTCCGGCGGTGCGCCCGGCCCGGTGGTGTTCCGCCCGCGCCGTGGACGAGTCGTGCCGGCGGTGATGGCGACGATCGCCCTCGTCGTCACGGCCGCAGTGGCCCTGGGCATGGGGCGCGCCGGGTGGTCGGGGGGCGACCAGTTGGCGTTGTTCGGTCTCGGCGCCGGGCTGGCGGCCTTCCTCGGTCGGTACGCGAGCATCCGGGCGGTGTGCGACGACGTGGGCCTCACCGTGCGAAACCTGCTGCTGACGCGCACGGTGCTGTGGGAGGAGATCGTCGAGGTGCGGTTCCCCGACGGCGCGCCCTGGGTGAGCCTGGAGCTCTCGGACACCGACGAGCTCGCCGTCATGGCGATCCAGCGGGCTGACGGTGACGAGGCCAAGGCCGAGGCCAGGCGGCTCGCGGCCCTGGTCGCTCGGCACCAGCGATAG
- a CDS encoding phosphoribosyl-ATP diphosphatase, translating into MKTFDSLFVELADKARTRPPGSGTVTELDSGVHGIGKKIVEEAAEVWMAAEYEGRERTAEEISQLLYHLQVLMLACDLTPDDVYAHL; encoded by the coding sequence GTGAAGACGTTTGACTCGCTGTTCGTGGAACTGGCCGACAAGGCCCGTACCCGCCCGCCCGGTTCGGGCACCGTCACCGAGCTCGACTCGGGGGTGCACGGCATCGGCAAGAAGATCGTCGAGGAGGCCGCCGAGGTGTGGATGGCGGCTGAGTACGAGGGCCGCGAGCGCACCGCCGAGGAGATCAGCCAGCTGCTCTACCACCTCCAGGTGCTCATGCTCGCGTGCGACCTGACTCCCGACGACGTCTACGCCCATCTCTGA
- a CDS encoding FUSC family protein — MTFPDPRPALARGIDRLSERWVLVLQIGVSVFAAWLVASEVLGHVNPFFAPVTAILCLGLTYGQRLRRIVEVTVGVAIGILVGDLIVVWLGSGALQMALVVVLAMGIAVVVSSGQLLVVQAGVQSVFIVALVADQSASVSRWLDAVVGGVVALLVGAIAPTSPVRRPRVLAARTAREIATTLREVVHALHRRDRALATAALDDARALEDQLAELRVAASEGAAVVRQSPLLRRHAPAARAGSALVVPLDRCVRNLRVLARRAVVALVRDEEVPEKYIALVAALADAAGDLARVLDEHATPSAARAVLDRVAELSAHVAPDAGLSAEMLRGQVRSMVVDLLVVAGLEEDEALLSLPESHLP, encoded by the coding sequence ATGACGTTCCCGGACCCCCGGCCAGCACTGGCCCGAGGCATCGACCGGCTGTCCGAGCGTTGGGTGCTGGTGCTCCAGATCGGCGTCTCCGTGTTCGCCGCCTGGCTCGTGGCCAGCGAGGTGCTCGGACACGTCAACCCGTTCTTCGCGCCGGTGACCGCGATCCTGTGCCTCGGCCTCACCTACGGCCAACGGCTGCGACGCATCGTCGAGGTGACGGTCGGGGTCGCCATCGGCATCCTCGTCGGAGACCTCATCGTCGTCTGGCTCGGCTCCGGCGCCCTGCAGATGGCCCTCGTCGTCGTGCTCGCCATGGGCATCGCCGTCGTCGTCTCGTCGGGCCAGCTGCTCGTGGTCCAGGCCGGGGTGCAGTCGGTGTTCATCGTCGCGTTGGTGGCCGACCAGAGCGCCTCGGTCTCGCGGTGGCTGGATGCCGTGGTGGGTGGTGTGGTGGCCCTCCTCGTCGGGGCCATCGCGCCCACGTCACCGGTGCGCCGCCCCCGCGTGCTCGCGGCCCGGACGGCGCGAGAGATCGCGACCACCCTGCGCGAGGTGGTCCACGCCCTGCACCGTCGTGACCGGGCGCTGGCCACCGCCGCCCTCGACGATGCACGCGCGCTGGAGGACCAGCTGGCAGAGCTGCGGGTCGCGGCGTCCGAGGGCGCCGCCGTGGTGCGCCAGTCACCGCTGCTGCGCCGGCACGCCCCGGCCGCGAGAGCAGGGTCGGCGCTCGTCGTACCGCTGGACCGGTGCGTGCGAAACCTGCGGGTGCTCGCACGCAGGGCAGTCGTGGCGCTCGTGCGGGACGAGGAGGTGCCCGAGAAGTACATCGCCCTCGTGGCGGCCCTGGCCGACGCCGCGGGCGACCTGGCCCGGGTCCTCGACGAGCACGCGACGCCCTCTGCCGCACGGGCGGTGCTCGACCGCGTCGCCGAGCTCTCAGCGCACGTCGCCCCTGACGCGGGGCTGTCCGCTGAGATGTTGCGCGGACAGGTGCGGTCGATGGTGGTCGACCTCCTCGTCGTGGCAGGCCTCGAGGAGGACGAGGCCCTGCTGTCCCTGCCCGAGTCACACCTACCCTGA
- the hisG gene encoding ATP phosphoribosyltransferase → MLRIAVPNKGSLSEPSAAMLREAGYRTRRDPKELIVTDAENGVELFYLRPRDIAVYVGSGTVDCGITGRDLLLDSGSAAVEVLGLGFGASTFRYAARPGTASALVDIAGHRVATSYQGLVEKHLADHGIQAEVVRLDGAVETAITLGVADVIADVVETGATLRSQGLEVFGEPILRSEAVLVRREGSEETAQVEVLRRRLLGVITARHYVMLDYDVPAALVDAACAITPGLESPTVSNLQNRDWCAVRAMVPRSGTNAVMDELYDLGARAILVTDITACRL, encoded by the coding sequence ATGCTGCGCATCGCCGTTCCCAACAAGGGTTCGCTGTCCGAGCCGTCGGCCGCCATGCTCCGCGAGGCGGGGTACCGCACCCGCCGCGACCCCAAGGAGCTCATCGTCACCGACGCCGAGAACGGCGTCGAGCTGTTCTACCTGCGCCCGCGTGACATCGCCGTCTACGTCGGCTCCGGCACCGTCGACTGCGGCATCACCGGCCGTGACCTGCTGCTCGACTCCGGGTCGGCAGCCGTCGAGGTGCTTGGACTGGGCTTCGGCGCGTCCACGTTCCGGTATGCCGCCCGCCCGGGTACCGCGTCCGCGCTCGTCGACATCGCCGGGCACCGGGTCGCGACCAGCTACCAGGGACTCGTCGAGAAGCACCTGGCCGACCACGGCATCCAGGCCGAGGTCGTGCGGCTGGACGGTGCGGTCGAGACGGCCATCACCCTGGGCGTCGCCGACGTGATCGCCGACGTCGTCGAGACCGGGGCCACCCTGCGGTCGCAGGGCCTCGAGGTGTTCGGTGAGCCGATCCTGAGGAGCGAGGCGGTGCTCGTGCGCCGCGAGGGCAGCGAGGAGACGGCCCAGGTCGAGGTGCTGCGCCGGCGGCTGCTCGGCGTGATCACCGCGCGCCACTACGTGATGCTCGACTACGACGTGCCCGCCGCGCTCGTGGATGCCGCCTGCGCCATCACCCCGGGGCTGGAGTCGCCGACGGTGTCGAACCTGCAGAACCGCGACTGGTGCGCCGTGCGTGCGATGGTGCCGCGCTCGGGCACCAACGCGGTCATGGACGAGCTCTACGACCTCGGCGCCCGGGCCATCCTCGTCACCGACATCACCGCCTGCCGGCTGTGA
- a CDS encoding CynX/NimT family MFS transporter, with protein sequence MPWAGGRDRCSRGCRSPCSQPWRGCRSRGRLAGIRGVEEAPEDVSHTLPWASATAWLVAAYLTVQSWQFYSALAWLAPTYESHGWTAREAGLLMAAFTGAQLVSGLAAPTLLDRVPDPRVLIVLAGLLGGGGELGVWLAPDAAPWLWAALLGAGQGAAFALGLALLVRYAATPRDSARLTAMVFLVSYTIAALGPATMGVVEDVTGSFSLIWALLALVMVPQVALSLRLRPDRAPVGTRRD encoded by the coding sequence ATGCCCTGGGCGGGTGGTCGCGATCGCTGCTCGCGTGGGTGCCGCTCGCCGTGCTCGCAGCCGTGGCGTGGATGCCGGTCGCGCGGGCGGCTCGCCGGCATCCGGGGCGTTGAGGAGGCGCCCGAGGACGTCTCCCACACGCTGCCGTGGGCGAGTGCGACGGCGTGGCTCGTCGCGGCCTACCTCACGGTTCAGTCCTGGCAGTTCTACTCCGCGCTGGCGTGGCTGGCCCCCACGTACGAGTCGCACGGCTGGACCGCGCGAGAGGCGGGCCTGCTCATGGCGGCCTTCACCGGAGCGCAGCTCGTGTCCGGGCTGGCTGCCCCCACCCTGCTGGACCGCGTGCCCGACCCGCGAGTGCTGATCGTGCTGGCGGGGCTGCTCGGTGGTGGCGGTGAACTCGGGGTGTGGCTCGCCCCTGATGCCGCCCCGTGGCTGTGGGCGGCGCTGCTCGGCGCCGGTCAGGGCGCGGCCTTCGCGCTCGGGTTGGCGCTGCTCGTGCGCTACGCCGCGACCCCGCGCGACAGCGCTCGCCTGACGGCCATGGTCTTCCTCGTCAGCTACACCATCGCGGCGCTCGGGCCCGCGACGATGGGTGTCGTGGAGGACGTCACGGGCAGCTTCTCACTCATCTGGGCGCTGCTCGCGCTCGTCATGGTGCCGCAGGTCGCCCTGTCACTGCGCCTGCGGCCCGATCGTGCCCCGGTGGGTACTCGCCGCGACTGA